In Methanocella paludicola SANAE, the sequence TTTTGGGTGTTCGGGCCGTTGGCAGTTTAGCCGAGCCTTAGAGAGTTTTGCTTCGCAATTCGAGCAGTGCTATGTCGTTTAGCGTTTCAAATGTGAATTCGAGCTTTTGGGAATTCATTTCGAGTTTGAGGCTTCGGGCATTCGGGCACTGCCCTGTGGATTAGCGCCGTTCGAGCATTGACGGTGTTCTGGAGACTTAGTGTTTTAGTGAGAAAAAATTCTAAAAATAAATTTGTGGTTTATTTCCTTTGGTGATGTTCGTGTTACCGACCGAACTAATCAGCGAAAATCGATAACTCTGTTAAGGAACTAAATATAAATATTAAAAGGCTGTGCCAGTAAATTCAAAATATGGAAAAGAAAAAAGTTGCTTTAGTAGGACTTAGCAACAAGCACGACCTTATCCGAAGGCTTACCACAGACGGGGCAAGTACCGGACCCGGTCATACCCTTGGGCTCACCAAGCAGCTTACCGCCAGTGACATTCTCCATTTCCAGGCCGCAGGCCTTCTCGCCGCACCAGGACATACGGGCCCAGCCCGACTCGATCTGGGCTTTAGCCTCATCCAGCGTGGCGCAGTCTTTGATGCGCGACCACATGAAGTCGGAAGCCTTCTTTAATAATTCCGCCTGGAAGTCCATGAGCTTGTTCTGCACAGTCTGCGATAGCCCATCCATGGGTATGGACTGCTTGACACCATCACGGCGCACGAGCATAACGGCGTTGTTCTTGATATCCCTCGGGCCGATCTCGATGCGGAAGGGCACGCCCTTCATTTCCCATTTGTAGTACTTGGCGCCGGGGCGCTCGTTAGTATCATCTAAAACGGCGGTGATGCCCGAATCGTTCAAGATAGCCTTGACCTTCCGGCATACGTCCAGGACCTCTTCTCCGCCGGACTTAAAGACGATCGGGATGATGACCACTTGCGTAGGCGCTGCGTTCGGGGGCAGCACGAGGCCCTTATTATCGCCGTGGATGCCGATGACCGCCGCGATGCACCGCTCGGAGATGCCGTAGCACGTCTGGTTCACGTACTGGCGCTCCCCTTTATCGTCCTCGTAGGTGATATCGTAAGTCTTTGCGAACTTGGTGCCCAGGTGGTGGACGGTGCCGATCTGCAGCGACCTGCCGTTGGGCATTAACGTGTCGAAGGCCATCGTATAGTCGGCGCCCGGGAACTTGTCCCAGTCCGGCCTCTTGTTTATGACGAACGGCACGGAGAGCTTCGTGAAGAAGTCGCTGTACAGGTCCATCGCCTCGTGTACCTGCTTTTCTGCATCTTCCCACGTAGCGTGAGCGGTATGGGCCTCCTTGAACGAAGTGATCTCCCTCAAACGGATCAGCGGGCGGGTCTGCTTCGTCTCATACCGGAACGTGTTCACGATCTGGTATAATTTCAAGGGCAGGTCCGCATGAGACCGGATCCACAGCTTATACATCGGATAAATAGCGGTCTCACTGGTGGGGCGCAGGGCCAGCGGGATCTCCAGGGGAGACAGCCCACCGTGGGTGACCCAGTACACCTCATCCTCAAAGCCCTTAATATGCTCAGACTCTTTAAGCAGTTCCGGCTTGGGGATAAGCATCGGGAAGTAGCACTCCTGGTGGTCGACGTCCATGAGCGCACGCAGCATGTTATAGACCTTCTTACGGATGGAAAAGCCGAACGGGTACCAGACGTAGATGCCCTTGATCGGGTAGCGCACGTCCATGACCTGCGCCATCATCAACAGCTCATTGTACCATTCGCTGAAATTATCCTTAGGAGGCAGTGACTTTGATTCTTCTTCCACGATAACATCCTCGCCTTATGAAAGTTCTAAGCTCCCTATTACTATTTATCATTTTAGGGTTAATAGCCCTGGAACTCGCCGTCCTTCATGAGCACTTCGCCGGAGTCGGTGATGATGCTCGGGGCCTTGAACAGGAAGTCCCTGTGCGTCTGGCTGTTGTTCTGCCCTCCGGGCATGTCGGTGTTGTTGCCGAACGCGATGTGCAGGGTCCTGCCGGCCTTCTCATCCTCGAGCAGGTTTCCGGTGAGCCTGGCCTTCGGGTTCAGCCCGATGCCGAACTCGCCCGCCAGAGACGCCTCGCGGTCGACTTTTATTAATTCCTTGACGCGCTTCTCCAGCGCCTTATCCTTCGACTTTACATCGACGACGAAGCCGTCCTTGACGGTCATGATAAGGGGCTCCTTTACCTGCCCCAGGTCGCCGATGCTGCCGTCGACCACGATGGTGCCGTTCATGCTCTGCTCTACAGGAGCGCACCATATCTCGCCCGCGGGGAGGTTGCCCATGTGGCCGGGCCGGATGGTGATGTCATCGTTAAAGTCGCGGCCCTCGATCTCGAAGCTCAGGTCGGTCCCGGCAGGCGTGGTAAGCCTCACTGACCTCACGGTCTTGAACTTCTTCTTCAGCGCTTCCGCGCGTGCCTTCATCGTCTTGAAGTCGGCAGTCATGGGATACTCGAACATGCCCATCTCGACGCCGGGCGAGTGGCCCACTTTGGCGCCGAACTGCGACTCCTCGTGGTGTAGCGCGATACGGAACGGCGTCTCCTCCGCATAACCCTTCAGCTGATTAAAGAACAGGTCCGGCTTGATCTTATCGATGATAGCTCTTAGGTCTTCCGGAGTATCCTTCAAGGGACGCTTATCCTCAGGTAGCTTATACGAATAAACCTTCACGCCCTCAAGTTCCAGCGCCTTCTTCGTGAGCAGGCTCACGTCCCGGGCATGCTCGTCGTGAACGATCAGGGCCTTCTGGCCAGGGTGAATGTCCATAAGCTCTTTAAGTGAATCGTGTATCTGGTGAACAATATCCGTCATATCAATACCTCAGCTTTCTCTCCATTTCCTTTATCAGCGGGTACTCGTCAAT encodes:
- the proS gene encoding proline--tRNA ligase — encoded protein: MEEESKSLPPKDNFSEWYNELLMMAQVMDVRYPIKGIYVWYPFGFSIRKKVYNMLRALMDVDHQECYFPMLIPKPELLKESEHIKGFEDEVYWVTHGGLSPLEIPLALRPTSETAIYPMYKLWIRSHADLPLKLYQIVNTFRYETKQTRPLIRLREITSFKEAHTAHATWEDAEKQVHEAMDLYSDFFTKLSVPFVINKRPDWDKFPGADYTMAFDTLMPNGRSLQIGTVHHLGTKFAKTYDITYEDDKGERQYVNQTCYGISERCIAAVIGIHGDNKGLVLPPNAAPTQVVIIPIVFKSGGEEVLDVCRKVKAILNDSGITAVLDDTNERPGAKYYKWEMKGVPFRIEIGPRDIKNNAVMLVRRDGVKQSIPMDGLSQTVQNKLMDFQAELLKKASDFMWSRIKDCATLDEAKAQIESGWARMSWCGEKACGLEMENVTGGKLLGEPKGMTGSGTCPVCGKPSDKVVLVAKSY
- a CDS encoding aminopeptidase encodes the protein MTDIVHQIHDSLKELMDIHPGQKALIVHDEHARDVSLLTKKALELEGVKVYSYKLPEDKRPLKDTPEDLRAIIDKIKPDLFFNQLKGYAEETPFRIALHHEESQFGAKVGHSPGVEMGMFEYPMTADFKTMKARAEALKKKFKTVRSVRLTTPAGTDLSFEIEGRDFNDDITIRPGHMGNLPAGEIWCAPVEQSMNGTIVVDGSIGDLGQVKEPLIMTVKDGFVVDVKSKDKALEKRVKELIKVDREASLAGEFGIGLNPKARLTGNLLEDEKAGRTLHIAFGNNTDMPGGQNNSQTHRDFLFKAPSIITDSGEVLMKDGEFQGY